In the Elioraea tepida genome, one interval contains:
- the purF gene encoding amidophosphoribosyltransferase, producing MPTDRRSPEPREPVEPAAFAPADDDHPREECGVFGVWAAADAAALTALGLHALQHRGQEAAGIVSFDGERFHSHRALGLVGDTFSDARVIASLPGRAAIGHNRYATTGDTVLRNVQPLYADFEFGGFAVGHNGNLTNATQLRRALVRRGCLFQSTTDSEVFVHLIAISLYSTVVDRLIDALKQVQGAYSLVALTAEAMIGVRDPFGVRPLILGRLPSPAKEGGWVLASETCALDIVGASFVRDVEPGEIVVIDDNGVRSIKPWAKQASRFCIFEFIYFSRPDSVVEGTPVYEVRKRIGAELARESHVPADLVVPVPDSGVPAAIGYAAEAGLPFELGIIRNHYVGRTFIEPTDSIRHLGVKLKHSANRSLIAGKRVVLVDDSIVRGTTSRKIVEMVRAAGAAEVHMRISSPPTTHSCFYGIDTPERDKLLAARNDVAAMARIIGVDSLAFISIDGLYCAVAGVARDPARPQFCDACFTGDYPIPLVDLASPANDRQLSLLAEG from the coding sequence CGGCGGCCTTCGCCCCGGCGGATGACGACCACCCTCGCGAGGAGTGCGGCGTCTTCGGCGTCTGGGCCGCGGCCGACGCCGCGGCTCTGACCGCGCTGGGCCTGCATGCGCTTCAGCATCGCGGCCAGGAGGCGGCCGGGATCGTCAGCTTCGACGGCGAACGCTTCCACAGCCACCGCGCCCTCGGCCTTGTCGGCGACACCTTCTCCGACGCCCGCGTCATCGCCTCCCTGCCCGGGCGGGCGGCGATCGGCCACAACCGCTACGCCACGACCGGCGACACGGTTCTGCGCAACGTCCAGCCGCTCTATGCCGATTTCGAGTTCGGCGGCTTTGCCGTCGGCCACAACGGCAACCTCACCAACGCCACCCAGCTCCGCCGCGCGCTTGTGCGGCGCGGCTGCCTGTTCCAGTCGACGACCGACAGCGAGGTGTTCGTCCACCTGATCGCGATCAGCCTCTACTCGACGGTGGTCGACCGGCTGATCGACGCGCTGAAGCAGGTCCAGGGCGCTTATTCGCTTGTTGCCCTGACGGCGGAGGCGATGATCGGCGTGCGCGACCCGTTCGGCGTGCGCCCGCTGATCCTCGGCCGGTTGCCCTCGCCAGCGAAGGAAGGCGGCTGGGTGCTCGCCTCCGAGACCTGCGCGCTCGACATCGTGGGCGCGAGCTTCGTGCGCGATGTCGAGCCGGGCGAGATCGTGGTGATCGACGACAACGGCGTGCGCAGCATCAAGCCCTGGGCGAAGCAGGCCTCGCGCTTCTGCATTTTCGAGTTCATCTACTTCTCGCGCCCCGACAGCGTGGTCGAGGGAACGCCCGTCTACGAGGTGCGCAAGCGCATCGGCGCGGAGCTCGCGCGCGAGAGCCACGTGCCGGCCGACCTGGTCGTTCCGGTTCCCGATAGCGGCGTTCCGGCCGCGATCGGCTATGCGGCGGAGGCGGGTCTTCCCTTCGAGCTCGGCATCATCCGCAACCACTATGTCGGCCGCACCTTCATCGAGCCGACGGACAGCATCCGCCATCTCGGCGTCAAGCTGAAGCACAGCGCCAACCGCTCGCTGATCGCGGGCAAGCGCGTGGTGCTCGTCGATGATTCGATCGTTCGCGGAACGACCTCGCGCAAGATCGTCGAGATGGTGCGTGCCGCCGGGGCGGCGGAGGTGCACATGCGGATCTCCTCGCCGCCGACGACGCATTCCTGCTTCTACGGCATCGACACGCCGGAGCGCGACAAATTGCTTGCCGCGCGGAACGATGTCGCGGCGATGGCGCGGATCATCGGCGTCGACAGCCTCGCCTTCATCTCGATCGACGGTCTCTATTGCGCCGTCGCAGGGGTGGCGCGTGACCCCGCACGGCCGCAGTTCTGCGACGCCTGCTTCACCGGCGACTACCCGATTCCGCTCGTCGACCTCGCCTCGCCCGCGAACGACCGACAGCTTTCGCTGCTCGCGGAAGGATGA
- a CDS encoding SDR family NAD(P)-dependent oxidoreductase — protein sequence MSDKPLAGRVALVTGASRGLGAAIAVVLGAAGAQVVALARNAAALEETDDAIRAAGGAPASLLALDLARGEDVDMIGPTIAQRFGRLDIVVGNAAVLGRLGPVTHLPAKDWAEVMAVNLTANWHLMRTTEPLLRASDAGRAVFVTSRRAAQPKAYWGAYGASKAALEHLAITWAQELAITPVKVNLFDPGIVRTRMRAAAMPGENPMTVPAPEEVAPKVLPLCLPSETRSGEIIRA from the coding sequence ATGAGCGACAAGCCGCTTGCCGGGCGCGTCGCCCTCGTCACCGGCGCCTCGCGCGGCCTCGGTGCCGCGATCGCGGTGGTGCTCGGCGCCGCCGGCGCGCAGGTGGTCGCGCTCGCGCGGAACGCCGCTGCGCTCGAGGAGACGGACGATGCGATCCGCGCGGCGGGCGGCGCCCCGGCCTCTCTGCTCGCGCTCGACCTCGCGCGCGGCGAGGATGTGGACATGATCGGGCCGACGATCGCCCAGCGCTTCGGCCGGCTCGACATCGTCGTCGGCAACGCCGCCGTGCTCGGGCGTCTTGGGCCCGTGACGCACCTGCCGGCGAAGGACTGGGCCGAGGTGATGGCGGTGAACCTCACCGCGAACTGGCATCTGATGCGCACCACCGAGCCGCTGCTCCGCGCCTCGGATGCCGGGCGCGCGGTGTTCGTTACCTCCCGCCGCGCCGCGCAACCCAAGGCCTATTGGGGCGCCTATGGCGCGTCGAAGGCGGCGCTCGAACACCTCGCCATCACCTGGGCGCAGGAACTCGCGATCACGCCCGTGAAGGTGAACCTGTTCGACCCTGGCATCGTCCGCACGCGGATGCGCGCCGCCGCCATGCCCGGCGAGAACCCGATGACCGTCCCCGCGCCGGAGGAGGTCGCGCCGAAGGTGCTGCCGCTCTGCCTGCCGAGCGAGACGCGCTCGGGCGAGATCATCCGTGCCTGA
- a CDS encoding NAD-dependent epimerase/dehydratase family protein — MPEATLVTGTSGFVGLAVAEALVARGDTVVAFDRAPLPEEARSRLASLPGRIIPVEGDVRSRSDLANAFAAAPVGRVLHAAVITAGQERERRDAETIASVNLLGAIAVLEAAVAHRVRRLVYPSSVAVYGRPAEGDAAFREDGTWPRPVLLYGITKLAAEQALARLARAHGLSFAAARLASLFGPWERDTGVRDTLSPHLSAIGCALAGREAVLNPPTRGDHLYVRDAARGLIGLLDSPALAHDLFNLGSGRATSVAEFCDALAARVRGFRWRLARDGEEANVVTHVPFDRPPMDISRLAAATGFAPRFDLDAAAADALAFFSAQPSA, encoded by the coding sequence GTGCCTGAGGCGACTCTCGTCACCGGCACGTCGGGCTTCGTCGGGCTCGCCGTTGCGGAGGCGCTCGTGGCGCGCGGCGACACGGTGGTGGCGTTCGACCGCGCGCCTCTGCCTGAAGAGGCGCGGTCGCGGCTCGCCTCGCTTCCGGGGCGGATCATTCCGGTCGAGGGAGATGTCCGCTCCCGCTCCGACCTTGCCAATGCCTTCGCCGCCGCGCCCGTGGGGCGCGTTCTGCACGCGGCCGTCATCACCGCAGGGCAGGAGCGCGAGCGTCGCGATGCCGAGACGATCGCCTCGGTGAACCTGCTCGGCGCGATCGCCGTGCTCGAGGCGGCGGTCGCGCACCGCGTCCGACGCCTCGTCTATCCCTCCTCGGTCGCGGTCTACGGCCGTCCGGCGGAGGGCGATGCCGCCTTTAGGGAGGACGGCACCTGGCCGCGTCCGGTGCTTCTCTATGGCATCACCAAGCTCGCCGCCGAGCAGGCGCTCGCGCGGCTTGCGCGCGCACACGGCCTCTCCTTCGCCGCCGCGCGCCTTGCCTCGCTGTTCGGGCCGTGGGAGCGGGATACCGGCGTGCGCGACACGCTCTCGCCCCATCTCTCCGCCATCGGCTGCGCGCTTGCGGGGCGCGAGGCGGTGCTGAATCCGCCCACGCGGGGGGACCATCTCTACGTCCGCGACGCCGCCCGAGGGCTGATCGGCCTGCTCGATTCCCCCGCACTTGCGCATGACCTCTTCAACCTCGGCAGCGGTCGGGCGACCTCCGTTGCCGAGTTCTGCGACGCCCTTGCCGCCCGGGTTCGGGGCTTCCGCTGGCGTCTTGCGCGCGACGGCGAGGAGGCGAACGTGGTCACGCACGTGCCGTTCGACCGCCCGCCGATGGACATCTCCCGCCTTGCCGCCGCGACCGGCTTTGCCCCGCGGTTTGACCTTGACGCGGCGGCGGCGGACGCGCTCGCCTTCTTCTCGGCTCAGCCCTCGGCGTAG
- the der gene encoding ribosome biogenesis GTPase Der yields the protein MAERPRPVVAIVGRPNVGKSTLFNRLARRRLAIVHDQPGVTRDRKEAEAIVGGRDVTLVDTAGLEEAPPETIAGRMTAGSERAVDQADLVLFVIDGRAGLTPADEHFAAWLRRKGRPLVVVVNKAEGRAAAGGVAEAYALGLGEPVAISAEHGEGLGELHARVAELLGPPPEDDAEEAEAQAGRERPLRLAVVGRPNAGKSTLVNRLLGEERMLTGPEPGITRDSVATPWRDPEGRLVRLVDTAGLRKRARVTGELERLSTAETIRSLKEAEVVVLVLDALAPLEGQDIAIATLAEREGRALVIALNKWDLVPIAERDAARRLLADRLEASLAQLRGMPVVPLSALTGAGVEKLVPAVWKAYDAWNTRVPTGELNRWFEAAIARHPPPLVDGRRLKLRYITQAKARPPTFVIFGTRSELLPDAYARYLVNAIRDDFGLQGVPIRLSLRGTKNPYAEG from the coding sequence GTGGCCGAGCGCCCCCGCCCCGTCGTCGCCATCGTCGGGCGGCCGAATGTCGGCAAGTCCACCCTGTTCAACCGGCTCGCGCGCCGTCGTCTCGCGATCGTCCACGACCAGCCGGGCGTGACGCGCGACCGGAAGGAGGCGGAGGCGATCGTCGGCGGCCGCGACGTCACCCTGGTCGACACGGCCGGCCTCGAGGAGGCGCCCCCCGAGACGATCGCGGGGCGGATGACCGCAGGCAGCGAGCGGGCGGTGGACCAGGCCGATCTCGTCCTGTTCGTGATCGACGGCCGCGCCGGGCTCACCCCGGCCGACGAACACTTCGCCGCCTGGCTGCGCCGCAAGGGCCGCCCCCTCGTGGTCGTGGTCAACAAGGCGGAGGGGCGCGCCGCCGCGGGCGGGGTGGCGGAGGCCTATGCGCTCGGTCTCGGCGAGCCGGTGGCGATCTCGGCCGAGCATGGCGAGGGCTTAGGCGAGCTGCACGCGCGGGTGGCGGAGCTGCTCGGCCCGCCGCCGGAGGACGACGCGGAGGAGGCAGAAGCGCAGGCCGGGCGGGAGCGGCCGCTCAGGCTCGCCGTGGTCGGCCGGCCGAACGCCGGCAAGTCCACCCTCGTCAACCGCCTGCTCGGGGAGGAGCGGATGCTGACGGGCCCCGAGCCGGGCATCACCCGCGATTCGGTCGCCACCCCCTGGCGCGACCCCGAGGGACGGCTCGTTCGCCTCGTCGACACGGCAGGTCTTCGCAAGCGCGCCCGTGTGACGGGGGAGCTCGAACGTCTCTCCACTGCCGAAACGATCCGGTCGCTCAAGGAGGCGGAGGTCGTCGTGCTCGTGCTCGACGCGCTCGCGCCCCTCGAGGGCCAGGACATCGCGATCGCGACTCTTGCCGAGCGCGAAGGGCGCGCGCTGGTGATCGCTCTCAACAAGTGGGACCTCGTGCCTATCGCGGAGCGCGATGCCGCACGCCGGCTGCTCGCCGACAGGCTCGAGGCCTCGCTCGCGCAGCTGAGGGGCATGCCCGTTGTTCCGCTCTCGGCGCTCACGGGCGCCGGCGTCGAGAAGCTGGTGCCGGCCGTGTGGAAGGCCTACGACGCCTGGAACACGCGCGTGCCGACGGGGGAGTTGAACCGCTGGTTCGAGGCGGCGATCGCGCGCCACCCGCCGCCGCTCGTCGACGGGCGCCGGCTCAAGCTTCGCTACATCACCCAGGCGAAGGCGCGCCCCCCCACCTTCGTGATCTTCGGCACGCGGAGCGAGCTTCTGCCGGACGCCTATGCCCGCTACCTCGTGAACGCGATCCGCGACGACTTCGGTCTCCAGGGCGTGCCGATCAGGCTCAGCCTGCGTGGCACGAAGAACCCCTACGCCGAGGGCTGA
- a CDS encoding outer membrane protein assembly factor BamB family protein codes for MPRRRALLTGLSLSPLALGGCSLWDDWFGPTKTPLPGERRAVLPGELALEPDEAMASVEIALPPPVRNSDWPVPGGSPANVMGHLEAGDRLAVAWRSSIGSGASLRRRLMSPPVVMDGRVFAADAEARITGLDLATGRSLWQVATRPEGASREILGGGVATDGARVYAATGYGELLALAPATGEILWRERLPSPSRGAVTTTGERVVVLCVEGQVVCVAAASGETVWTHRGPAETTTLLASPTPAVDQGFVLAGFGNGDITALRLDSGRVVWSETTGGGRGRPSIADLSAVMARPAIDRGRGFVIGAAGAMVALDMRTGRRIWERDLPGRESPWIAGDWIFLVSAAEELVCLSRTDGRARWVTPLPRFEDERRRRNRILWTGPALVGDRLVLASSSALAIAVSPYTGEILGRQRLPDGVSVPPAVADGTLLLLADDATIVALR; via the coding sequence ATGCCGCGACGCCGCGCCCTGCTCACCGGCCTCTCCCTCTCTCCCCTCGCCCTCGGCGGCTGCAGCCTCTGGGACGACTGGTTCGGCCCGACCAAGACCCCGCTTCCCGGCGAGCGTCGCGCCGTGCTCCCGGGCGAGTTGGCGCTTGAGCCCGACGAGGCGATGGCGTCGGTCGAGATCGCCCTGCCGCCGCCTGTGCGCAACAGCGACTGGCCGGTTCCGGGCGGGTCCCCGGCCAACGTGATGGGCCATCTCGAGGCGGGCGACCGGCTCGCCGTCGCCTGGCGCTCCTCGATCGGCAGCGGCGCGTCGCTCAGGCGCAGGCTGATGTCTCCCCCCGTGGTGATGGATGGCCGGGTCTTCGCCGCCGATGCCGAGGCGCGGATCACTGGCCTCGACCTCGCAACGGGTCGCTCGCTCTGGCAGGTCGCGACACGGCCAGAGGGAGCGTCGCGCGAGATCCTCGGCGGCGGTGTCGCGACCGACGGCGCCCGCGTCTATGCCGCGACCGGCTACGGCGAGCTCCTCGCACTCGCGCCGGCGACCGGTGAGATCCTCTGGCGCGAGAGGCTGCCGAGCCCCTCGCGCGGCGCCGTCACCACCACGGGGGAGCGCGTCGTCGTGCTCTGCGTCGAGGGGCAGGTTGTGTGCGTCGCGGCGGCGAGCGGCGAGACAGTGTGGACCCACCGCGGCCCGGCGGAGACGACGACGCTTCTTGCCTCGCCGACCCCCGCGGTCGACCAGGGCTTCGTCCTCGCCGGCTTCGGCAACGGGGACATCACCGCTCTGCGGCTCGACAGCGGGCGCGTCGTGTGGTCGGAGACCACCGGCGGAGGGAGGGGACGGCCCTCGATCGCCGACCTTTCCGCCGTGATGGCGCGGCCGGCGATCGATCGCGGGCGCGGCTTCGTCATCGGCGCTGCCGGAGCGATGGTCGCGCTCGACATGCGCACGGGGCGGCGGATCTGGGAACGCGACCTGCCCGGACGCGAGAGCCCCTGGATCGCCGGCGACTGGATCTTCCTCGTCAGCGCCGCAGAGGAGCTCGTCTGCCTCAGCCGAACCGACGGCCGCGCCCGCTGGGTGACGCCCCTGCCGCGGTTCGAGGACGAGCGCCGACGCCGCAACCGGATCCTCTGGACCGGCCCCGCCCTGGTTGGGGATCGGCTGGTGCTCGCCTCCTCCTCCGCCCTGGCGATCGCCGTCTCGCCCTACACGGGCGAGATTCTCGGCCGGCAGCGCCTGCCCGACGGCGTTTCCGTGCCGCCCGCGGTGGCAGACGGCACGCTTCTTCTCCTCGCCGACGACGCGACCATCGTCGCGCTGCGCTGA
- a CDS encoding tetratricopeptide repeat protein — MTDIFTEVEEDLRRERLKRLWDRYGWAATAVVLAAVLGAAGWQGWRWYEAREAAAAATRYLAAMRAAESQDTAAAIAQFAALHAQAPTGYRLLARLQEAAARARAGERDIAIAMWDQLAVDAATPQPYRDLAALMSVLHQADSGDPAALSARLAPLDRPDGAFRFSARELEAVLAERRGQRERAVAILRGLAEAEDAPAALRARAAETLGALTGAASGS, encoded by the coding sequence GTGACCGACATCTTCACCGAGGTCGAGGAGGACCTCAGGCGCGAGCGCCTCAAGCGGCTGTGGGACCGCTACGGCTGGGCCGCGACCGCCGTGGTGCTCGCCGCCGTGCTCGGCGCTGCCGGCTGGCAGGGGTGGCGATGGTACGAGGCGCGCGAGGCCGCGGCCGCCGCGACGCGCTATCTCGCCGCGATGCGCGCCGCCGAGAGCCAGGATACAGCCGCGGCGATCGCTCAGTTCGCCGCGCTTCACGCTCAGGCTCCCACCGGATACCGGCTTCTGGCCCGCCTTCAGGAGGCCGCCGCCCGGGCGCGCGCCGGCGAGCGCGACATCGCGATCGCGATGTGGGACCAGCTCGCCGTCGACGCCGCAACCCCGCAGCCCTATCGCGACCTCGCCGCTCTGATGTCGGTCCTGCACCAGGCGGATTCCGGCGACCCTGCCGCTCTGTCAGCGCGGCTCGCGCCGCTCGACCGTCCCGACGGGGCGTTCCGCTTCTCGGCGCGCGAGCTCGAGGCCGTGCTGGCCGAGCGCCGGGGCCAGCGCGAGCGGGCAGTGGCGATCCTGCGCGGGCTCGCCGAGGCCGAGGACGCCCCGGCGGCGTTGCGCGCCCGCGCCGCCGAAACGCTCGGCGCTCTCACCGGCGCCGCTTCGGGGAGCTGA
- a CDS encoding pyruvate kinase: MTTLTPAELFREIEALRAAVRDEAAAILAGWSGARLPARALPAAHNLACYLALRRHDISDLQESLAAFGLSSLGRLEGHVMASLESVCATLGRLVGAPRPGRWRPGKIAVSGAALRQAQRRFFGPDRIGARARIMVTLPSEAAEDRALVRSLIEAGMTCARINCAHDDAQAWRAMAALVREESAPGGCTVLMDIAGPKLRLASVHAAEPVRLRRGDRVVLVRDLSRADSADPVIATLSHPAVVDSLSPGAEVWINDGRIGLAVTAAAPGRAVLIVVHARAKGERLRPGKGVNVPELGLALAPLTEKDRADLDVVAEIADSVGYSFVQRPEDVALLSGELALRRPGRPPLPMVLKIETPLAVRNLPRLIVTALARGPVAVMIARGDLAVELGFARMSEIQEEILWIAEAARVPVVWATQVLDSLVREGLPSRAEATDAAMAQRAECVMLNKGPHLAAGVRFLADVLRRMDRHQRKKTARFGALHSWPPEELALPPASPWVGGEGRNGERLQRSASRDAGLAGVSVTGRCGP; encoded by the coding sequence ATGACGACCCTCACCCCAGCCGAGCTGTTCCGAGAGATCGAGGCCCTGCGCGCCGCCGTGCGTGACGAGGCAGCCGCGATCCTCGCCGGCTGGAGCGGCGCCCGACTGCCGGCCCGGGCCCTGCCGGCAGCCCACAACCTCGCCTGCTATCTCGCGCTTCGACGCCACGACATCAGCGACCTGCAGGAGTCGCTCGCCGCCTTCGGCCTCTCCTCGCTCGGCCGCCTCGAAGGGCATGTGATGGCGAGCCTTGAGTCGGTCTGCGCCACGCTCGGGCGGCTTGTCGGCGCCCCCCGCCCCGGGCGCTGGCGCCCGGGCAAGATCGCGGTTTCCGGCGCCGCCCTGCGCCAGGCCCAGCGCCGCTTCTTCGGCCCCGACCGGATCGGCGCGCGGGCGAGGATCATGGTCACTCTCCCCTCCGAGGCGGCCGAGGACAGGGCGCTGGTCCGTTCCCTCATTGAGGCCGGCATGACCTGCGCCCGAATCAACTGCGCCCATGACGACGCCCAAGCCTGGCGGGCGATGGCGGCGCTGGTGCGTGAGGAGTCGGCGCCTGGCGGCTGCACGGTGCTGATGGACATAGCCGGCCCGAAACTCCGCCTCGCCAGCGTGCACGCGGCGGAGCCGGTGCGGCTCAGGCGCGGCGACAGGGTCGTTCTCGTGCGCGACCTCTCCCGCGCGGATTCAGCCGACCCGGTGATCGCGACCCTCTCCCACCCCGCCGTGGTCGATTCCCTCTCCCCCGGTGCTGAGGTGTGGATCAACGACGGCAGGATTGGCCTCGCCGTGACCGCAGCGGCGCCAGGACGCGCGGTCCTCATCGTGGTCCATGCGCGCGCCAAGGGAGAGCGGCTTCGCCCTGGCAAGGGGGTGAACGTGCCCGAGCTCGGCCTCGCCCTGGCACCACTGACGGAGAAGGACCGCGCCGACCTCGACGTGGTCGCGGAGATCGCCGACAGCGTCGGCTACTCCTTCGTGCAGCGCCCCGAGGACGTCGCGCTGCTCTCGGGCGAGCTCGCGCTCAGGCGCCCGGGCCGCCCGCCTCTGCCGATGGTGCTGAAGATCGAGACCCCGCTCGCCGTGCGCAACCTGCCGCGGCTGATCGTCACGGCGCTGGCCCGCGGGCCGGTTGCGGTGATGATCGCGCGTGGCGACCTCGCGGTCGAGCTCGGCTTCGCGCGCATGTCGGAGATCCAGGAGGAGATCCTCTGGATCGCCGAAGCCGCGCGCGTTCCGGTGGTCTGGGCGACCCAGGTGCTCGACAGCCTGGTGCGCGAGGGCCTGCCGAGCCGGGCCGAGGCGACCGACGCCGCGATGGCGCAGCGGGCAGAATGCGTGATGCTGAACAAGGGCCCGCATCTCGCCGCCGGCGTGCGCTTCCTCGCCGACGTGCTGCGACGCATGGACCGGCACCAGCGCAAGAAGACGGCACGCTTCGGCGCGCTTCACTCCTGGCCGCCCGAGGAACTCGCGCTGCCGCCCGCCTCGCCCTGGGTGGGCGGCGAAGGGCGGAACGGCGAGAGGCTCCAGCGCAGCGCCTCACGTGACGCTGGCCTCGCCGGCGTGTCGGTCACCGGCCGCTGCGGGCCATAG
- a CDS encoding nicotinate-nucleotide adenylyltransferase — protein MPRCAEKEIAPEDKPCRHLPARLPLWGDGRRGAIGILGGSFNPAHEGHRHIALAALKRLGLRAVWLMVSPGNPLKPTDGMGVFEDRLASATVIAGGHPRIVPTDIEARIGTRYTRQTLAVLRRRFRRARLVWLMGADNQVQIPRWQGWRRIFGMVPVVVFPRPGWTRAALSGLATRRMARARRRAAAARALPWLEAPAWVFLPGREHPASATMIRAARAAARGEGADVRRPRRAPTPKRVTDGAITRPGLEPLTRLVVESLESDKAEDVVVLDLTGKAAFADRMVVASGLANRQIQAMAEHLVEKLERAGVARVHTEGLGSSDWVLIDAGDIVVHLFRPETRALYALEKMWGVTLPGEEAARG, from the coding sequence ATGCCGCGCTGTGCGGAAAAGGAGATCGCCCCCGAGGACAAGCCCTGCCGGCACCTCCCTGCGCGCCTGCCGCTCTGGGGGGATGGCCGCCGGGGGGCGATCGGCATTCTCGGCGGGTCGTTCAACCCTGCCCACGAGGGGCACCGCCATATCGCTCTCGCGGCGCTCAAGCGTCTTGGGCTGCGTGCGGTGTGGCTGATGGTCAGCCCCGGCAATCCGCTGAAACCCACCGATGGCATGGGCGTCTTCGAGGACAGGCTCGCCTCGGCAACGGTGATCGCCGGCGGCCACCCGAGGATCGTGCCGACCGACATCGAAGCGCGCATCGGCACACGCTACACGCGGCAGACGCTTGCGGTGCTTCGGCGTCGCTTCCGGCGCGCCCGGCTTGTCTGGTTGATGGGGGCGGACAACCAGGTGCAGATCCCGCGCTGGCAGGGCTGGAGGCGGATCTTCGGCATGGTTCCGGTGGTGGTATTCCCACGCCCGGGCTGGACACGGGCGGCGCTTTCGGGCCTTGCGACGCGGCGCATGGCGAGGGCGCGCAGGCGAGCGGCCGCGGCGCGCGCCCTGCCGTGGCTCGAGGCGCCGGCCTGGGTGTTCCTGCCGGGACGCGAGCACCCGGCCTCGGCGACGATGATCCGTGCCGCCCGCGCCGCCGCGCGTGGGGAGGGGGCCGACGTGCGTCGGCCGAGGCGTGCGCCGACGCCGAAGCGCGTCACGGACGGTGCCATCACTCGTCCAGGACTCGAGCCCCTGACGCGCCTCGTGGTCGAGAGCCTGGAGTCCGACAAGGCGGAGGACGTCGTGGTGCTCGATCTCACGGGTAAGGCCGCCTTCGCCGACCGGATGGTGGTCGCCTCCGGCCTCGCCAACCGGCAGATCCAGGCGATGGCGGAACACCTCGTCGAGAAGCTCGAGAGGGCCGGGGTTGCCCGGGTGCACACCGAGGGGCTCGGCAGTTCCGACTGGGTGCTGATCGATGCGGGCGACATCGTCGTGCACCTGTTCCGGCCGGAGACGCGAGCGCTCTATGCGCTCGAGAAGATGTGGGGCGTGACGCTGCCCGGGGAGGAGGCGGCGCGCGGCTGA
- a CDS encoding ATP-binding cassette domain-containing protein, with protein MDWAIDVRGLTHRFGDGGLAKPVLEDLTLAVAPGEIVLLTGPSGSGKTTLLTLVGALRAVQEGSCRVLGTELAGATEAERVALRRRIGFIFQHHNLLGFLTARQNVAMALELDPSLDEAERLARADAALASVGLADKTEAYPATLSGGQRQRVAIARALVHAPGLVLADEPTAALDGRTGGETMHLLRDLAKQQGRTILLVTHDPRILDIADRVVAMEDGRVVERAHA; from the coding sequence ATGGACTGGGCGATCGACGTCCGCGGCCTGACGCATCGCTTCGGCGATGGCGGCCTCGCGAAGCCGGTGCTCGAGGACCTCACCCTCGCCGTCGCGCCTGGCGAGATCGTGCTTCTCACCGGCCCGTCCGGGTCTGGAAAGACCACGCTGCTCACCCTCGTCGGCGCGCTTCGGGCCGTCCAGGAGGGCTCCTGCCGCGTGCTCGGCACCGAGCTTGCCGGCGCAACAGAGGCCGAACGCGTGGCGTTGCGCAGGCGGATCGGCTTCATCTTCCAGCACCACAACCTGCTCGGCTTTCTCACCGCGCGGCAGAACGTGGCGATGGCGCTCGAACTTGATCCCTCCCTCGACGAAGCGGAACGGCTCGCTCGGGCGGATGCGGCGCTCGCCTCCGTCGGCCTCGCCGACAAGACGGAGGCCTATCCCGCCACCCTCTCGGGCGGGCAGCGCCAACGGGTCGCGATCGCCCGCGCGCTCGTGCACGCCCCCGGCCTCGTGCTTGCCGACGAACCCACCGCCGCGCTCGACGGCCGAACCGGGGGCGAAACGATGCACCTCCTCCGCGACCTCGCCAAGCAACAGGGACGCACGATCCTGCTCGTGACGCATGACCCGCGGATCCTCGACATCGCCGATCGCGTGGTGGCGATGGAGGACGGGCGAGTCGTCGAGCGCGCCCACGCCTGA